In one Maniola jurtina chromosome 13, ilManJurt1.1, whole genome shotgun sequence genomic region, the following are encoded:
- the LOC123871299 gene encoding uncharacterized protein LOC123871299 isoform X1 has product MKLFILALFSLILAVSSESENSKTKTIKDEKTKTVKDQKSDDSGFLEKFLTPLNHDINQRYGLKGEEYSNEGLMRNYYNGYYDYNDENEDYVKYGGVSGLYKPNIWEYSKNVGKLGLVGYKDGGEQNVWGNLRNSEGKLKNIGIYDRRNDYSNNGNKGYGELRKGYRDMRYGNIGYNGELRKGYGDMRYGNMGYGELRKGYGDMRYGNMGYNGELRKGYGNMRYGNMGYGELRKGYGDMRYGNKGYGNMGLGNIFYNLNIPFEPEYLGYEGGVYPKGYGIKERYYYRLIGRRGLGFDKRTATSYGLTAPITPELLSVVGKKYYDDRDYYDYNQEGTYKV; this is encoded by the coding sequence GCTCTTTTCTCCTTGATCCTAGCTGTCAGTTCCGAGAGTGAAAATTCGAAGACAAAGACCATCAAAGATGAGAAGACCAAGACCGTCAAAGATCAGAAGAGTGACGATTCAGGTTTCCTCGAAAAATTCTTAACACCCCTAAATCATGACATAAACCAAAGGTATGGCTTAAAAGGGGAAGAATATAGTAACGAGGGACTGATGAGAAATTATTACAATGGATACTATGATTACAATGATGAAAACGAAGATTACGTGAAATACGGAGGTGTATCGGGCCTTTACAAGCCTAATATTTGGGAATATTCTAAAAATGTCGGTAAACTGGGCCTCGTGGGTTACAAGGATGGTGGCGAACAAAATGTTTGGGGTAATTTGAGAAACTCTGAAGGTAAATTGAAAAACATAGGCATCTATGACAGGCGTAACGATTACTCTAATAACGGAAATAAGGGTTATGGTGAATTAAGAAAAGGATATCGTGATATGAGATACGGAAATATAGGCTATAACGGTGAATTAAGAAAAGGGTATGGTGATATGAGATACGGAAATATGGGTTATGGTGAACTAAGAAAAGGATATGGTGATATGAGATACGGAAATATGGGCTACAACGGTGAATTAAGGAAAGGGTATGGTAATATGAGATACGGAAATATGGGTTATGGTGAATTAAGAAAAGGATATGGCGATATGAGATACGGAAATAAGGGTTATGGTAACATGGGGCTTGGAAATATCTTCTACAACTTGAATATACCGTTCGAGCCTGAATATTTAGGTTATGAAGGTGGTGTATACCCAAAAGGATATGGTATCAAAGAGAGGTATTACTATAGATTGATCGGCAGGAGAGGATTAGGATTCGACAAAAGGACAGCTACTTCTTACGGACTGACTGCACCGATAACGCCGGAGCTTTTGAGCGTGGTTGGAAAAAAGTACTACGACGATCGCGATTACTATGATTATAACCAAGAGGGAACTTACAAAGTATAA
- the LOC123871280 gene encoding HIRA-interacting protein 3-like isoform X1, with amino-acid sequence MNYEAERAMNQKRLRMEGEPGHGVVQGNGLPLNYIDNGHQIPYQPYASAYNTHYPPPDAFAAYGPPPPGGYAPQNLSYAPPAHQNYAHHQSFPPQQPTQAQLHMAQSHMVQGYGDVGVHKAAWPPQPHLLPPLDTQKPLDIKQLKPEIKLEPTDTHKRPHPENEMMTAEMEHPKIKIKTDIFKPDELALRPDVEKPRDVAAIIPAEVTKIADPSKDDGQTTRVELEKPVESSKPEGLPEAGKDAAHPKEPTGTPSDKSEEDRKPFSSPEGAKMGFAPGKMTPGLEPKKRGRPKGSTNKPKPPGTPTKLTPPTPSAAAPRGPPPAARPMPAGRPRAPSGYQYAIRPFRKDFSGIQFRRRWSDDCLDSSHIPNEVYFGDVPVPLTVLYNYYDANAEREKLATQAAQIAAQKAAAAKLAAAKLQARGVMSNEVTTVDSSSSDDSSGSSESGSEESDDDMPLKRGPGRPKAPKSPKASGTPGRRGRPPVPPELRQPGITDMKKFLKAAGIRFDYKKLTEGCTKNKDRVAKMNDLLVTAGLEGKPTLEKCRALKKAKMDKKEQEKQAKKEAKATKHKETEGGEEGCARRMTRGATGVKPRQRIVISSDEEDGTPAARRTLSKLRSSVNDESDSD; translated from the exons ATGAATTATGAGGCGGAAAGAGCCATGAATCAGAAGCGGCTGCGTATGGAGGGTGAGCCGGGACACGGCGTTGTCCAGGGAAACGGATTGCCGCTTAATTATATAG ATAATGGCCATCAAATACCGTATCAACCGTACGCGAGTGCGTATAACACGCATTATCCGCCGCCGGATGCCTTCGCAGCGTACGGGCCTCCGCCTCCCGGCGGCTACGCTCCGCAGAACCTGTCGTACGCTCCTCCCGCGCACCAGAACTACGCACATCATCAGAGTTTCCCGCCGCAACAGCCTACCCAGGCGCAGCTTCATATGGCACAATCACATATgg TCCAAGGCTATGGAGATGTGGGTGTGCACAAAGCAGCATGGCCGCCGCAGCCACATCTACTGCCACCTCTGGACACACAAAAACCACTTGACATCAAGCAGCTCAAACCAGAAATCAAACTTGAACCCACTGATACACACAAGAGGCCACATCCAGAAAATGAAATGATG ACTGCTGAGATGGAGCATCCTAAAATCAAGATCAAGACAGATATCTTTAAACCAGATGAGCTGGCACTTAGACCTGATGTTGAGAAACCACGTG ATGTTGCCGCTATAATACCAGCAGAAGTCACCAAGATAGCTGACCCATCTAAAG ATGATGGACAAACAACAAGGGTAGAACTTGAGAAACCAGTTG AATCGAGCAAACCTGAAGGCTTACCAGAAGCTGGCAAGGATGCTGCACATCCCAAGGAGCCCACGGGGACGCCTTCAGATAAAAG cgAAGAAGACAGAAAACCGTTCAGTAGTCCGGAAGGTGCAAAAATGGGCTTCGCACCTGGCAAAATGACACCTGGTTTGGAG CCGAAAAAACGAGGTCGTCCCAAGGGGTCTACAAACAAGCCGAAGCCACCAGGCACGCCCACCAAGTTGACCCCCCCGACGCCGAGTGCTGCGGCCCCTCGCggcccgccgcccgccgcgcgccCCATGCCCGCGGGCCGGCCGCGCGCCCCCTCCGGATATCAGTACGCCATACGACCGTTCAGAAAGGACTTCTCCGGGATACAGTTCAGAAG GCGATGGAGCGATGACTGTCTGGACTCATCACACATCCCGAACGAAGTGTACTTCGGTGACGTTCCCGTGCCGCTCACAGTGCTGTATAATTACTACGACGCGAATGCCGAGAGGGAGAAGCTGGCGACGCAAGCTGCGCAGATCGCCGCACAGAAAGCCGCCGCTGCAAAGCTCGCGGCTGCCAAGCTGCAGGCCAGAGGCGTCATGTCCAATGAG GTGACGACAGTCGACTCATCATCGTCCGATGACTCGTCCGGATCTTCCGAGAGTGGGTCTGAAGAGAGCGATGAC GACATGCCCCTAAAGCGCGGCCCCGGACGGCCCAAGGCGCCGAAGTCCCCCAAAGCGTCCGGCACGCCGGGCCGGCGCGGCCGTCCGCCCGTGCCGCCCGAGCTGCGCCAGCCCGGCATCACCGACATGAAGAAGTTCCTCAAGGCGGCCGGCATACGCTTCGACTACAAGAAGTTGACGGAAG GTTGCACAAAGAACAAGGACCGGGTGGCAAAGATGAACGATCTACTGGTAACGGCGGGGCTGGAGGGCAAGCCCACGCTGGAGAAGTGTAGAGCGCTGAAGAAAGCCAAGATGGACAAGAAGGAGCAAGAGAAACAGGCCAAGAAGGAAGCCAAGGCGACCAAGCACAAAGAGACGGAAG GTGGTGAGGAAGGGTGCGCGCGGCGGATGACGCGCGGCGCGACGGGCGTGAAACCGCGGCAGCGCATCGTCATCTCGTCGGACGAGGAGGACGGCACGCCCGCCGCGCGCCGCACGCTCTCCAAGCTGCGGTCCAGTGTCAACGACGAGTCGGATTCCGACTAG
- the LOC123871299 gene encoding uncharacterized protein LOC123871299 isoform X2 — protein MKLFILALFSLILAVSSESENSKTKTIKDEKTKTVKDQKSDDSGFLEKFLTPLNHDINQRYGLKGEEYSNEGLMRNYYNGYYDYNDENEDYVKYGGVSGLYKPNIWEYSKNVGKLGLVGYKDGGEQNVWGNLRNSEGKLKNIGIYDRRNDYSNNGNKGYGELRKGYGDMRYGNMGYGELRKGYGDMRYGNMGYNGELRKGYGNMRYGNMGYGELRKGYGDMRYGNKGYGNMGLGNIFYNLNIPFEPEYLGYEGGVYPKGYGIKERYYYRLIGRRGLGFDKRTATSYGLTAPITPELLSVVGKKYYDDRDYYDYNQEGTYKV, from the exons GCTCTTTTCTCCTTGATCCTAGCTGTCAGTTCCGAGAGTGAAAATTCGAAGACAAAGACCATCAAAGATGAGAAGACCAAGACCGTCAAAGATCAGAAGAGTGACGATTCAGGTTTCCTCGAAAAATTCTTAACACCCCTAAATCATGACATAAACCAAAGGTATGGCTTAAAAGGGGAAGAATATAGTAACGAGGGACTGATGAGAAATTATTACAATGGATACTATGATTACAATGATGAAAACGAAGATTACGTGAAATACGGAGGTGTATCGGGCCTTTACAAGCCTAATATTTGGGAATATTCTAAAAATGTCGGTAAACTGGGCCTCGTGGGTTACAAGGATGGTGGCGAACAAAATGTTTGGGGTAATTTGAGAAACTCTGAAGGTAAATTGAAAAACATAGGCATCTATGACAGGCGTAACGATTACTCTAATAACGGAAATAAGGGTTATGGTGAATTAAGAAAAGGA TATGGTGATATGAGATACGGAAATATGGGTTATGGTGAACTAAGAAAAGGATATGGTGATATGAGATACGGAAATATGGGCTACAACGGTGAATTAAGGAAAGGGTATGGTAATATGAGATACGGAAATATGGGTTATGGTGAATTAAGAAAAGGATATGGCGATATGAGATACGGAAATAAGGGTTATGGTAACATGGGGCTTGGAAATATCTTCTACAACTTGAATATACCGTTCGAGCCTGAATATTTAGGTTATGAAGGTGGTGTATACCCAAAAGGATATGGTATCAAAGAGAGGTATTACTATAGATTGATCGGCAGGAGAGGATTAGGATTCGACAAAAGGACAGCTACTTCTTACGGACTGACTGCACCGATAACGCCGGAGCTTTTGAGCGTGGTTGGAAAAAAGTACTACGACGATCGCGATTACTATGATTATAACCAAGAGGGAACTTACAAAGTATAA
- the LOC123871280 gene encoding HIRA-interacting protein 3-like isoform X2 yields the protein MNYEAERAMNQKRLRMEGEPGHGVVQGNGLPLNYIDNGHQIPYQPYASAYNTHYPPPDAFAAYGPPPPGGYAPQNLSYAPPAHQNYAHHQSFPPQQPTQAQLHMAQSHMVQGYGDVGVHKAAWPPQPHLLPPLDTQKPLDIKQLKPEIKLEPTDTHKRPHPENEMMTAEMEHPKIKIKTDIFKPDELALRPDVEKPRDVAAIIPAEVTKIADPSKDDGQTTRVELEKPVESSKPEGLPEAGKDAAHPKEPTGTPSDKSEEDRKPFSSPEGAKMGFAPGKMTPGLEPKKRGRPKGSTNKPKPPGTPTKLTPPTPSAAAPRGPPPAARPMPAGRPRAPSGYQYAIRPFRKDFSGIQFRRRWSDDCLDSSHIPNEVYFGDVPVPLTVLYNYYDANAEREKLATQAAQIAAQKAAAAKLAAAKLQARGVMSNEVTTVDSSSSDDSSGSSESGSEESDDRGPGRPKAPKSPKASGTPGRRGRPPVPPELRQPGITDMKKFLKAAGIRFDYKKLTEGCTKNKDRVAKMNDLLVTAGLEGKPTLEKCRALKKAKMDKKEQEKQAKKEAKATKHKETEGGEEGCARRMTRGATGVKPRQRIVISSDEEDGTPAARRTLSKLRSSVNDESDSD from the exons ATGAATTATGAGGCGGAAAGAGCCATGAATCAGAAGCGGCTGCGTATGGAGGGTGAGCCGGGACACGGCGTTGTCCAGGGAAACGGATTGCCGCTTAATTATATAG ATAATGGCCATCAAATACCGTATCAACCGTACGCGAGTGCGTATAACACGCATTATCCGCCGCCGGATGCCTTCGCAGCGTACGGGCCTCCGCCTCCCGGCGGCTACGCTCCGCAGAACCTGTCGTACGCTCCTCCCGCGCACCAGAACTACGCACATCATCAGAGTTTCCCGCCGCAACAGCCTACCCAGGCGCAGCTTCATATGGCACAATCACATATgg TCCAAGGCTATGGAGATGTGGGTGTGCACAAAGCAGCATGGCCGCCGCAGCCACATCTACTGCCACCTCTGGACACACAAAAACCACTTGACATCAAGCAGCTCAAACCAGAAATCAAACTTGAACCCACTGATACACACAAGAGGCCACATCCAGAAAATGAAATGATG ACTGCTGAGATGGAGCATCCTAAAATCAAGATCAAGACAGATATCTTTAAACCAGATGAGCTGGCACTTAGACCTGATGTTGAGAAACCACGTG ATGTTGCCGCTATAATACCAGCAGAAGTCACCAAGATAGCTGACCCATCTAAAG ATGATGGACAAACAACAAGGGTAGAACTTGAGAAACCAGTTG AATCGAGCAAACCTGAAGGCTTACCAGAAGCTGGCAAGGATGCTGCACATCCCAAGGAGCCCACGGGGACGCCTTCAGATAAAAG cgAAGAAGACAGAAAACCGTTCAGTAGTCCGGAAGGTGCAAAAATGGGCTTCGCACCTGGCAAAATGACACCTGGTTTGGAG CCGAAAAAACGAGGTCGTCCCAAGGGGTCTACAAACAAGCCGAAGCCACCAGGCACGCCCACCAAGTTGACCCCCCCGACGCCGAGTGCTGCGGCCCCTCGCggcccgccgcccgccgcgcgccCCATGCCCGCGGGCCGGCCGCGCGCCCCCTCCGGATATCAGTACGCCATACGACCGTTCAGAAAGGACTTCTCCGGGATACAGTTCAGAAG GCGATGGAGCGATGACTGTCTGGACTCATCACACATCCCGAACGAAGTGTACTTCGGTGACGTTCCCGTGCCGCTCACAGTGCTGTATAATTACTACGACGCGAATGCCGAGAGGGAGAAGCTGGCGACGCAAGCTGCGCAGATCGCCGCACAGAAAGCCGCCGCTGCAAAGCTCGCGGCTGCCAAGCTGCAGGCCAGAGGCGTCATGTCCAATGAG GTGACGACAGTCGACTCATCATCGTCCGATGACTCGTCCGGATCTTCCGAGAGTGGGTCTGAAGAGAGCGATGAC CGCGGCCCCGGACGGCCCAAGGCGCCGAAGTCCCCCAAAGCGTCCGGCACGCCGGGCCGGCGCGGCCGTCCGCCCGTGCCGCCCGAGCTGCGCCAGCCCGGCATCACCGACATGAAGAAGTTCCTCAAGGCGGCCGGCATACGCTTCGACTACAAGAAGTTGACGGAAG GTTGCACAAAGAACAAGGACCGGGTGGCAAAGATGAACGATCTACTGGTAACGGCGGGGCTGGAGGGCAAGCCCACGCTGGAGAAGTGTAGAGCGCTGAAGAAAGCCAAGATGGACAAGAAGGAGCAAGAGAAACAGGCCAAGAAGGAAGCCAAGGCGACCAAGCACAAAGAGACGGAAG GTGGTGAGGAAGGGTGCGCGCGGCGGATGACGCGCGGCGCGACGGGCGTGAAACCGCGGCAGCGCATCGTCATCTCGTCGGACGAGGAGGACGGCACGCCCGCCGCGCGCCGCACGCTCTCCAAGCTGCGGTCCAGTGTCAACGACGAGTCGGATTCCGACTAG